The DNA window AATGAATTGAattgaattttttgttttatttctaaaattttcatttttcacatGTGTCTGCATTTCCCATCctcaccttttctttctttgtttttcttaaattttccagtggaaaaaaagtTAGAGGAAGTGGTTTTCCTGCCTCCAAATTGCTCTCCTcttccagaggggaaaaaaaggaggggaAGTTCAAAAGCAAGAGAATGTGGGAAAAAGATGCATGCATGCACCAACAACCCGCGATCCCCCTCCAAAACAGAATTGAATTGAATCTCCTTGAATTGGAgaggaaaatgttttgaatttcagatttttttttatccttaaaaagaaaaaaaaggaacgaaagatttttcatgaaaaaaatttcATTCTTGGAAtggaatgaaaaattaaaatttggaCCAGCCAGACTCTGAAACCCCTGAAGCCAGATCCCCCAGCTGGTTATTTGCCACTTTCTTTTAGGGTCAACCAGCGAGTGCTGGGCCCATCCTCTTTAACGCTCAATGCtctttaaagaaaatttaaagGGGCTGGTTCCCCTCTCGGTCATCCTGGTGTAAAGGAGTCCCAGCTGTGTAGGCTGGTGGTGGAGAGAGCACATTTTTCCCCTTGTGATTGCAATATGAGAACGTATCCCGCAGGACTGGCCCCTTTTCTCCGCCCCGCTGCCCTGCTTCATGCACATAGCAGAGTCGGGCCTTGAGTGCTCGCTGCCTCTATCTCCCGTTTACCCTGCAActgccccatcccaccctggGCCACCACAACAGAACTGCTTCTGAGCCCACGTCTGCTCTACAGCCACGGCAGCAGCACATATACGGCGCTGCAGCTGCGATgttgtagcactgtagtgtagacactgcctgcGCGGACGAAAGGGGATTTTCCAGTGATGCAGTAAATCCACTTCTCAGAGAGGCAGTAGTGAGGTGGATGGAAGAATCTTTCTATCGACCTATCTGCTTCTCCACCAGGGGTGCAGGTCAACCTATGTATGGCCCTCGGGGCTATGAAATCTGTCATGGGGGGTCGCAGAGGTTGAGGGTGCCAGGGGCTGCACAAGCAAAAATTCGCCCTGTGAACCCTTTATTCCTGGTGACGATGcgtgagaaggaaagaacccagcacTTCTCTTCCATCCCAGAGCTGGCAGTGAGAAAAAAGATCTTATTGCTGGGAAACGGAGCCCCTGTGATTGCAGGGCGCTCTAGGGTGACGAAACGGCCACGTTTGAAGAGTCACTTTTAGGACACATCGGTACTAAAGCTGGAAGTGTGCTTTCCAGCATGGGGTTTTCAGAGGTAGTGAGGCCGTCGGGCCGTCCTGGGGGAGTCTTGGTCTAGAGGCCCTCGGGCCATCCCAGGGGCCTTCTCCCAAGCGGGTGATGTGAAGTGGAAGTGCCAggttctcctctcctctccctgaggaggggacgggggcagcctggggcaggCTCTCGGTGGCAACTGCTCGTGGCGTGCCCACCGCGTGCTCCCTGTGATGCTTGGTGAGGGCTGGGCGGATGCTGAAGCCTTTCCCGCACTGCCCGCACCTGTAGGGCTTCTCCCcggtgtgggtgcgctggtgccGCATCAGGTCAGAGCTCTCGACAAAGCCCTTCCCGCAGTGGGGGCAGGCGCAGGGCCGCTCGCCGGTGTGGGTCCGGCAATGCTTGGTGAGGTGGGCGCTCTGGGCAAAGCGCTCGCCACACTCAGGGCAGGCATAGGGCCGCTCGCCGGTGTGGACACGTCGGTGCCGCTCCAGGTGCGAGCTCCAGGCAAAGACCTTCCCACAGTGCCCACAGGGGTGGGATTTCCGCTCAGGCTGGGGTCCTGGGGCCTCTGAACCCTGGAGCAGTTCTGAGCTCTCCCTGAAGCAGCCACACGCCCCATCCTGGTGGGCTCTCCAGGGCTTGGAGCCCAGCCTGCAGTCCTGGCACTGGGGACCCTGCTACCACTGCGGTGGCCCCAAGCTCTCCTCAGcgccctggctgcagcagctgcatTTCCCCTCCTGCTCAGCTTTCCTGGGCTTGGCTGGGCTCTGCTTGCGAGCGGGTCGTTGGCGCTGCCTGATGCTCCCAGCTGCGTGGGTCCGTTTGTGTCGCGTGAGGTCAGAGCTGTCCCCGAAGCCTTTCCTGCAGTGGGGGCAGCAGTAGGGGCGTTCCCCAGTGTGGGTCCGGCGGTGCTTGGTGAGGTGGGCGCTCTGGGCGAAGGTCTCCCCGCACTCCCCACACCGGTAGGGCCGCTCGCCAGTGTGGATGCGCCGGTGACGCTCCAGGTGGGAGCTCCAGTCGAAGCGTTTGCTGCACTGGGTGCAGCGATAGGGTTTGTCCTCCAGGTGGCCTTGCCGGTGGGTTGCCAGGGCTTGCGGGTCACCAAAGCGCTTGCCACAGTCACAGCACTTGTAGGGGCGCTCGCCGCCGTGGgccagctggtgctgctggaggTGGGAGCTCTGGGTGAAGCACTCGCCGCACTCAGGGCAGGCGTAGGGGCGCTCACCTGTGTGAACGCGCCGATGCCGCTCCAGGTGCGAACCCCAGATGAAGCTCTTGCCACAGTCCTGGCACCGGTAGGGCTTCTGGCCCTGGGGCGTCCGCTGGTGAGCCGTGATGTCCTGCAGTTTCTCTGGGCTGGGCTCCTGGAGGGCGGGTTTGCcctgtctcctccctgcccctcccagcctcaccccagcaGGCCCCTGGCAAACAGCTCCTGAAAATCCTCCCGGCAGTATCTCTTGTGGTTCCGCTGGCTCAGGGCCTTCCTTCGAGGGATTATCCTCCTCGGTTTCACTCGCTGTCCCAAcacctgctgggacagagagagaataaCTCCCACACTCCACTCCTGCATGgctaggtctcaaagcactttacaaaccccCATTCcccagataaggaaactgaggcatggagtgggaacgtgacttgctcaagatcacccagcaggccagtggctaaGCCAGGAATGCATCCCAGGTCTCCTTGGTCCCTGTCCATTGCTCTGTCCAGTTGGACACTCTGCCTGCCTGGAAtccactccctgctctgggcagagggAACCTCGGAAAGGGGGGAAACAGACTAAAATAGCTCCCTGAGAGATTGGAAAATCATGGGCTGAATCCCCCAAACCCTTGCCCAGAGGAGGGGACCAATTCTGCCCTCACACCCCATCTGAGCCCTCAGCAGGGACGGCGCCACAGCCAGATGTTGTCAGGCTAGGTGGGAAGCCATGAGTGACACTCACCACGATGACGCCTGCTGGGCACAGCCCAGAcctgggagagcagcagcagagccggGGACGCTGACAGAGCTTGGGTGGGAACCCCAGCTGTTTATTGCCCAGTCTGTTTATTATCCCTCACCTGTGCCAGACGCAGCTGGGATCTCCCTCTCCTTGGAGCCTCTGCGACACGGTTCCACCCGGGAGATCACCTCCGCTTTCAGGAAGGGGAATTCTGCATGGGGGAGtcaggcggggaggggaggggagggggaagggaatcaGAGCTCGTTAGGCAGCAGCCCCCTCTCCTCACTCGCTGCCAGCGGGGCTGTGATCACCTTGATCCACAGCCCCTCCCTGGAAGGCTATGGGGGCTGCATGGGGGTTCCCCCACTCCCTCAGTGTGATAAGATGCACATGGAGAGAAGCCATGTCTATCCCAAGGTATTTATTTGGCtaagccactagagggggacaggtCCCTACACACAGTGTGCCCCACACAGCTCGGGTTTCCCTATTCCCTGACCGAATGGCAGCTGGCATTCCCCCGGCCCTCTTTGACCAGCCTTGCTCTATCCCCAGGGCCAGGTCTGCATCTGCAGAGCACCAAGCACCAGCTATGCTACGGTGTCGCCAGCCCTTGCAATCGTCTCGCGAGTCTTGCAATATTCGAGATTTGACGTCAAGCCCCGGCAGCTGGAATCATGAGATTGTGCAAGAATCTCAGGGTTCACTACAAAAAGAGATATGAAAGATGTAAATTTCTAGCCCAGGTGGTGAGGGGCCTtgacaagctatcactttaaattctcaggAGGTTTCCTGGTCCTGTTGGCAGGTTAGTGGGCgctgtagggaagcatgtgacCGAGGTctagcagcagtcagtctgcaaagGCCCAGCATAGAGCAAGTTGGGGTGAATTGTGCCACACTGCCTGAGGAAGttgcctgttttctctctctctgtttttggttcttgtgCATTTCAGTTCTGGATTCTAAGCAGCCAAGTCCTGTTGCTTCCAGCTAGAATGCATTATGTTTCTATCTCGCTTCTTTGCATGTAAGCCAGGAACGCAACAGGGAGCTGCAGAGAACACCTTGAAAATGGGTCCCTGAGCATGACGCTAatggctcaaaaaccagaaggcaaagaaaagccccccccccacccccaataagaAGCAGCCCCCTCTCAGGCTGTGTCTGGCTAGGCTGAACAAGCTGAGCTCATCCACACTCCTCTCGTAAGCCCGGGGCATCCTAGGAACTCAGACCTCCaactccactgccctgggcaCGCAGAAGTCCACTAGCAGGTGCTGGAGAGGGGATGGTCTCCCTTAGGCTGGCATCTGGGGGCTACGGGGctgatcccactgaaatctaaAGGACCCAGACCCTGTGCAGCACTTCAGAGACACCCCCTCCTCCGATGTCCGAACACccgaggggacaggaatcctCACCCAGTGACATCAAGGTATCGTAGCTTTcttgcatgacgtccctgtacaGGGCTTTTTGGTGAGGATCCAGCAGGATGCATGGCTCCATGGTGGAATACACAGCCACCTTCTTGCTGACCGCCAGCCCCTGGAACAGCCAGAAACCCTCACTGAGAAgctgctgtccccccacccccccgcagttTATCCATGGGCCCCACTGCCCCACCTTCCGGCACTACCTAACAGATAGCACGACCCAGGGGATGGCGTTCTAGCCCCGGCTCTGCCGCTGGTGCCCACAGCCCAGCCATGTCGCcacttcatgcctcagtttccccaatctgTGAAGGGCGGAGAATGACCCTgagctcctttgtaaagcacctgGAGATCTGTGGATGGAAATAGTGATAGGCGAGCTCATGCTATTAGCATTctcaccctcctcctctcccGCCCAGCCCTCCCCTTTAACTCCGTCCATCCATCACCCACGAGGAAGGTGTTGCTGTAGCTAGCATTCTTCGTTTGTCTGGGATGAGGGGTTCCCAGACACCTTTCCCCACTGCGGAGTGTGAAGCCCTTGGTGCCTTGGCTACTGCCATGACAGgccgctggggtgggggcagctggtACCCCTCTCCTCGGAATGTCAGCGCCATACTAGACAGGTCCATCATTGCTGGCTTTACCCCCTTCCCCCCGTCTGCCCGctgctcccccagcctcctggATGGGCCACCCTCAATCTCACGGCCCAGCCTGCAGGAGGAGGACATGATCAAGAGTGTTATCCTGCAGCCAGGAAGGGCGAGCAGAAGGAGGTTTCAGGAGGGGCCTTTGGCTCATTTTCTCACTTCGGttcccccagggcctttccctgcagaCAGACGAATTAGACCCGCAGATGCTGAGAAAACCCTGGCTCACTTTATTCCAGCGCAGCCCCTCCCACTGGGACCAAACCCACACAGACATTAGTACCCCCCCTCCCAGGCACAGAGCCTCTCAGCCAAGTGCAGAACCAAAGGAGCCGCACTGGGGGTCCCCCTGACACTGTCCCCAGGGCAGCGCATCCCCCCAGCAGCGCGGGGaccaggcagaggcaggaactggcttttcctctccctgcgcctccccttctccccagggaAGTCAATCTGCCCggggtgctgcagggaacggggctgggcagggctgggaacctccctccccactgattgctcctgctgcccctgccagtctctgccccgtctccctcctgccccctcccctcccctcgggcTGGGAGACTCGGtccctggcccggcccggcccgttCGCTCTCCCGGCGCTGGCTCGGCTCCTGCCGGCGCTcaggggggcagagccgggggtgggTGGGTCAGGGAGGGCGGCAGCTCCGGGACTCGCAGACCCCCGCCCCCACCGGGAGCAGAgatggggcgaggaggggccgttggtgcagagtcactttccccCCCGGCCCTTtccccgggtctctcccctcacctgcaggctccggctcaggggctggtgtcggcagagcccggggctgccccaggggctggttcCAGCCCCCGCAGAAAGTCCCCCTGGCTGGGCAGAGGGGGGGGTTAGTGCAGGTCTCTCCCCGCACAGACCCCGCTGGCCAGCGGCAGCGgctcagccccagctgcaggtTCTCTGCCCGGGAAGCTGAGCCCTATCCCGGCGGAAGAGGAAGCAGGGCAGGCAGAGGAGGAGCCAGTTTCCCCTCCTCGAACATCAGCCACTGTCCTCTCGTGGCAACCGCTCCTCCTCCCCGGCCGCTGCAGCTAGAAGCCAGCCCCGGGGGCTGAGCAGTTCCCAAGCTTGCCACTGGGCCCCATATCCTCAGCCACCCCTCTGGGACCCAGACAGAGCAGCCCGACTGGTTCCCAGATGGCTGGGTCAGGCCTGGAAGCAAAAGAAAACTTCCCTGCTGAATGGGAAGTGAATCGGGCCTTGGGTGTCCCGCCTGAGGGCCCCCCAGAAATAGCTTGTTAATTGCAGCCCCTCCATCCTCCAGCGCCCTGGAAGCGCACCCAAATCAGAGAGGCTTGGGGCTGGaaaaggggtgctggaacaatttgtacagtgggggtgctgagagcctgtGAACACTGTATATATGGAAGCCACTTCAAACCATGGATGCGGCCGCACCCCCCCACCCATTGGTTCAGCGCTCTGGGGCAGGGAAAGTCCTTCCTGGTGCACAGTTGGGCCCTGGCCTCTCACACGGCATCATTAGTTCCTGGGCATCCCTCGCTGAGGTCAGTGGTTAAAGTGTGTGTGTCCAGGGGGCTCTCAGGAAGCACCAGACACAGCCACATAAATAAAAGTCGAGCCACGTCCCTGAGGGGACTGTAAGtactggcaccggccactgtcggaagacaggatactgggctagatggacctttggtctgacccaggatggcagttcttatgttctaccAAAGCTGCTATTCCCAGGGAAACTCCTTCCCctttttcagaccactttaagcACTGCCTCGGATGTAGCTCTGCTCCAATGCACTCATTTCTTCTGGCAGCGCTGAGGATATGGGATGctggattatttattattatttttattaacatgAATAATGTCTAGCACAGAGCAGCCCCAATCCCGGCCCAGGACCTCAttgctgctgtacaaacacggaacaaAACCACTGTCCTTGCCCCACATATTTCCCTGCCCTCCATGCACACCTCTGTTTCTTAAATCATTGTTAGCACAGTCTGAGCATGGCCAGCTTTAAGCATTCAAAAAtgatgagtcaggccccaaatcACAAGCTACACTTACAAATCATGCACTTGCTGAAATAACAAATGggggtttctttttctttgctttcctgtTTCCAAGCCTTTAGGGGTCACGTTTTCAGGCTTTTCCCCACAGCCTCCAGAGTGAGAAACTTGCTTTCCATAAGTGAGAGCCATAGGCATGGGAAATAGGGATGCAGGGGGTATTGCAGCACCCCCAGATTTTAtgaggggtcctggctgccgaCCCTGCGCCTGGGGGTCTGCTCTCAGCCCCACATgcagggctccactcctggccctgcatccacccccagctgtggccccagccttggcccccttacccctgtctgtgtcccccccccttccaaagacatggccctgctcccggccTCAGCTCTGAGTGGGGGGTGTGCGGACAGTGGTAAGGGAGAtgcaaggtaaaaagtttggggatagTTTTGTTGGCTTTCACaaccacaatttaaaaaacattccaGCCCCATTGGTGAGAGCTGAGATTTAGAGCTGGGTGGATTTTTTTCATCAAATACAGGCATTTTTGTCAGCtggaaattatttgaaaaattgtgccagaaaaaaatgaaatattttggaaatgtccaagtgaaatgttttgttctgatctGAACATTTTCCTTCCACTTTTTGATTTGTCaaattttt is part of the Eretmochelys imbricata isolate rEreImb1 chromosome 14, rEreImb1.hap1, whole genome shotgun sequence genome and encodes:
- the LOC144275021 gene encoding LOW QUALITY PROTEIN: uncharacterized protein LOC144275021 (The sequence of the model RefSeq protein was modified relative to this genomic sequence to represent the inferred CDS: substituted 1 base at 1 genomic stop codon): MPWGLSAGAGTSPWGSPGLCRHQPLSRSLQGLAVSKKVAVYSTMEPCILLDPHQKALYRDVMQESYDTLMSLEFPFLKAEVISRVEPCRRGSKEREIPAASGTAGVGTASETEEDNPSKEGPEPAEPQEILPGGFSGAVCQGPAGVRLGGAGRRQGKPALQEPSPEKLQDITAHQRTPQGQKPYRCQDCGKSFIWGSHLERHRRVHTGERPYACPECGECFTQSSHLQQHQLAHGGERPYKCCDCGKRFGDPQALATHRQGHLEDKPYRCTQCSKRFDWSSHLERHRRIHTGERPYRCGECGETFAQSAHLTKHRRTHTGERPYCCPHCRKGFGDSSDLTRHKRTHAAGSIRQRQRPARKQSPAKPRKAEQEGKCSCCSQGAEESLGPPQWXQGPQCQDCRLGSKPWRAHQDGACGCFRESSELLQGSEAPGPQPERKSHPCGHCGKVFAWSSHLERHRRVHTGERPYACPECGERFAQSAHLTKHCRTHTGERPCACPHCGKGFVESSDLMRHQRTHTGEKPYRCGQCGKGFSIRPALTKHHREHAVGTPRAVATESLPQAAPVPSSGRGEENLALPLHITRLGEGPWDGPRASRPRLPQDGPTASLPLKTPCWKAHFQL